One genomic region from Anopheles bellator chromosome 2, idAnoBellAS_SP24_06.2, whole genome shotgun sequence encodes:
- the LOC131210247 gene encoding uncharacterized protein LOC131210247 — translation MSRDILAACCWPTAGYSSHNTSDIPRTTVIQERTDTDGSFLIATLLTNYLKLSGDNHVLLFATHQNKAHYISACQKLTFNTAAAIESETLCIVDMLAELYSDCNTSCPPSASGARLLELISERVASYSKRNTMVIVDDLGFFTNLHPTGENDMIDFAEDLLCRSYQAVQHIVVKVNVSECFSRLCAYIGDIAQVAITLEPLASGNFREVDGRLTVSRLAGSGHDLTSLREHHRTLLYKVCDRQIRTYAPGEPGIKNL, via the coding sequence ATGTCGCGGGATATCCTGGCAGCGTGTTGTTGGCCAACGGCAGGATACTCGTCACATAACACCAGCGACATACCGCGCACCACCGTCATCCAGGAACGAACCGATACCGATGGAAGTTTTCTGATTGCGACACTGCTGACCAACTACCTCAAGCTATCGGGTGACAATCATGTCCTGCTGTTTGCAACACACCAAAATAAAGCGCACTACATCAGCGCGTGCCAGAAGTTAACATTCAAcacggcggccgccatcgagTCTGAGACGTTGTGCATCGTCGATATGTTGGCCGAACTGTACAGCGATTGCAACACCTCATGTCCACCCTCGGCAAGCGGTGCTAGGCTGCTGGAACTCATCAGCGAGCGCGTCGCTTCGTACTCAAAGCGCAACACCATGGTAATCGTGGACGATCTTGGTTTCTTCACGAATCTTCATCCGACCGGAGAGAACGATATGATCGATTTCGCGGAGGATTTGCTTTGTAGATCCTATCAAGCCGTCCAACACATTGTGGTGAAGGTCAACGTGTCGGAATGTTTCAGCCGGCTCTGTGCCTACATTGGCGATATAGCACAGGTAGCCATCACCCTTGAGCCGCTTGCCTCGGGCAACTTCCGGGAGGTCGACGGTCGCTTAACGGTTTCCCGCTTGGCGGGCAGTGGACACGATTTGACATCGTTGCGGGAGCATCATCGGACGTTGCTGTACAAGGTTTGTGACCGACAGATCCGGACCTATGCGCCGGGAGAGCCGGGTATTAAGAACTTGTAA